In the Ruficoccus amylovorans genome, one interval contains:
- a CDS encoding sialate O-acetylesterase, whose protein sequence is MILRTSILTGLFCLNAIVAWAGLSVNSLISDGAVLQRERPVHLWGQGDPGAQVAVELGEATGQATVGEDGGWSVELPAMAAGGPYRLTVRSGEQVVIVSDLLFGDVWVCAGQSNMYFALSGATDGKKAIAAANNPDLRLFVVSRAASDEPQASVQGSGWLPANKYSVSNFSAVGYYFGDMLQRRTDVPIGLIMSTVGGTLANNWTSREVLESNPDSEAYFKRYEREKAAWPQVLAEYEQARKSDPAAARPREPEKRQPAGYYNGMIAPLFPFPVKGVIWYQGESDSWKYWHYDRFLRDLIADWRKGWQEPDMPFLIVQLAGLKGKSSDDIKTVNENYPAIREVQRQVAREPNNGLAVAADVGEAFDIHPRNKRPVGERLARTALAQVYGVDIAWHGPEPVGVALEDGAAIVTFEPGSATMLGRNGPELADFELAGADQIFHPAQARIEGDQVVVTSREVPAPVSVRYAWKGFPAMELVNDAGLPASPFVESIP, encoded by the coding sequence ATGATCTTACGTACCTCTATTCTGACCGGCCTGTTTTGCCTGAATGCGATTGTCGCGTGGGCGGGCCTGAGCGTGAACTCCCTCATCAGCGACGGAGCCGTCTTGCAGCGCGAGCGGCCTGTCCACCTGTGGGGCCAGGGCGATCCGGGAGCACAGGTGGCGGTCGAGCTGGGCGAAGCGACGGGTCAGGCCACGGTCGGCGAGGACGGTGGCTGGTCGGTGGAATTACCCGCGATGGCGGCGGGGGGCCCTTACCGGTTGACGGTTCGCTCGGGCGAGCAGGTGGTGATTGTTTCCGATCTGCTGTTCGGCGATGTCTGGGTCTGTGCGGGGCAGTCTAACATGTACTTTGCGCTCTCCGGGGCCACCGATGGAAAGAAAGCCATCGCCGCCGCCAACAACCCGGACTTGCGCCTGTTCGTGGTTTCGCGGGCTGCTTCCGACGAGCCACAGGCGTCCGTGCAGGGGAGCGGTTGGCTGCCGGCCAATAAATATTCGGTGTCCAATTTCAGCGCGGTCGGTTACTATTTCGGTGACATGCTTCAGCGCCGAACGGATGTGCCGATTGGCTTGATTATGTCCACGGTAGGCGGCACGCTGGCCAACAACTGGACCAGCCGCGAAGTGCTGGAGAGCAACCCGGATTCGGAGGCTTATTTCAAGCGCTACGAGAGGGAAAAGGCCGCCTGGCCGCAAGTGCTGGCCGAGTACGAGCAGGCCCGCAAGAGCGATCCGGCTGCGGCCCGCCCCCGCGAGCCGGAGAAGCGCCAGCCCGCCGGTTATTACAACGGGATGATCGCCCCGCTGTTTCCTTTTCCCGTCAAGGGGGTCATCTGGTACCAGGGCGAGTCCGACTCGTGGAAGTATTGGCACTACGACCGCTTCCTGCGGGATTTGATTGCCGATTGGCGCAAAGGCTGGCAAGAGCCGGACATGCCTTTCCTGATTGTGCAATTGGCCGGGTTGAAGGGGAAGTCGTCCGATGACATTAAGACCGTCAATGAGAACTACCCCGCCATCCGCGAAGTCCAGCGACAGGTGGCGCGTGAGCCCAACAACGGTCTGGCTGTGGCGGCGGATGTCGGTGAAGCATTTGACATCCATCCGCGCAACAAACGTCCGGTCGGGGAGCGCCTGGCCCGTACGGCACTCGCGCAAGTTTACGGCGTCGATATCGCCTGGCATGGGCCGGAGCCGGTTGGGGTGGCGCTTGAAGACGGAGCGGCCATCGTGACCTTTGAGCCCGGTTCCGCCACCATGCTTGGCAGGAACGGCCCCGAACTGGCCGATTTTGAGCTGGCCGGGGCCGACCAGATATTCCACCCGGCGCAGGCCCGGATTGAGGGCGATCAGGTCGTCGTGACTTCCCGCGAGGTGCCTGCTCCGGTCTCCGTCCGCTACGCCTGGAAAGGATTTCCGGCCATGGAACTTGTCAATGATGCCGGACTGCCGGCTTCGCCCTTTGTCGAATCTATCCCTTAA
- a CDS encoding class I mannose-6-phosphate isomerase, whose amino-acid sequence MLLNIPHLCNRPLVLSANRVWRSYLGGSLLDAIEGKPGGEDGHYPEDWIGSAVEAVNPREHARAGEGISSVELDGTHHRLDELYRAEPEYFFGRGHVERFGAQPEFLVKFIDSAERLHFQCHPTKAFSRERLDSPYGKFEAYYVLALRPGQETGEVYVGFQWPPEREALKRMIEEQDITGLTACFDPLSVKPGDVVIVPGGTPHALGAGVLLVEILEPSDWVVRFEYARGGYVLPEKDRFMGRGLDFGLDVFDLAPRSLDEVRARNVCQPQMMAADGRCRRERLIGEAQTDCFQVWKISWHGECRREVKSFCIAIVLKGACRLGGPGGWTATLKQYDRVLIPHGIGQLSLQTEDECELLECYPPQSAPETESLLS is encoded by the coding sequence ATGTTGCTGAATATTCCCCATCTTTGCAATCGTCCGCTGGTCCTGTCGGCCAACCGGGTTTGGCGTTCGTACCTGGGCGGAAGCCTGCTCGACGCCATCGAGGGCAAGCCGGGTGGCGAGGATGGGCACTACCCGGAGGACTGGATCGGCTCGGCGGTGGAGGCTGTCAACCCCCGTGAGCATGCGCGGGCCGGGGAGGGGATTTCCAGCGTGGAGCTTGACGGCACGCATCACCGGCTGGATGAGCTTTACCGCGCGGAGCCGGAGTATTTCTTCGGGCGCGGGCATGTGGAGCGCTTCGGTGCGCAACCGGAGTTTCTGGTGAAATTTATCGATTCGGCCGAGCGCCTGCACTTTCAGTGCCACCCGACGAAGGCGTTTTCTCGGGAACGGCTGGATTCCCCTTACGGCAAGTTCGAGGCCTACTATGTGCTCGCGCTGCGGCCGGGGCAGGAAACCGGCGAGGTTTACGTCGGCTTCCAGTGGCCACCGGAACGGGAGGCGCTCAAGCGCATGATCGAAGAGCAGGACATCACGGGCCTGACGGCGTGCTTCGACCCGCTGAGCGTGAAGCCGGGGGATGTCGTTATCGTTCCCGGCGGTACGCCGCACGCGCTCGGGGCCGGGGTGCTCTTGGTGGAAATTCTGGAGCCTTCGGACTGGGTGGTGCGTTTCGAGTACGCCCGCGGCGGCTACGTGCTGCCAGAGAAAGACCGTTTCATGGGGCGGGGGCTGGACTTCGGACTGGATGTGTTTGATTTGGCTCCGCGCAGTCTGGACGAGGTGCGGGCGCGAAATGTCTGCCAGCCTCAGATGATGGCTGCTGATGGCCGGTGTCGCCGGGAACGCCTTATCGGGGAGGCGCAGACGGATTGCTTTCAGGTGTGGAAAATCTCCTGGCACGGTGAGTGTCGCCGCGAGGTTAAGTCGTTTTGTATCGCCATTGTGCTCAAGGGCGCATGCCGCCTGGGCGGCCCCGGTGGCTGGACAGCGACGCTCAAGCAATATGACCGCGTGCTCATTCCGCACGGGATCGGTCAGCTATCGCTCCAAACCGAAGACGAGTGCGAACTGCTCGAATGTTACCCGCCGCAGTCCGCGCCCGAAACCGAATCTTTGTTATCATGA
- a CDS encoding PEP-CTERM sorting domain-containing protein (PEP-CTERM proteins occur, often in large numbers, in the proteomes of bacteria that also encode an exosortase, a predicted intramembrane cysteine proteinase. The presence of a PEP-CTERM domain at a protein's C-terminus predicts cleavage within the sorting domain, followed by covalent anchoring to some some component of the (usually Gram-negative) cell surface. Many PEP-CTERM proteins exhibit an unusual sequence composition that includes large numbers of potential glycosylation sites. Expression of one such protein has been shown restore the ability of a bacterium to form floc, a type of biofilm.), with amino-acid sequence MNITQLSLLTAFSLSSLTYGQVVFSENFSSQTVGEQPTATAVRPTSNSPDLYAEVVTGAANGAGGGVGNGLKLYDNDASSALAYENNFVSSTANQLSAVHISYDLAWEADMESSFYYRFSTGLYSDSTGSTLNSNGNILYEVRWYGDGSFYVRGASGNSSAAEKLVVGSAYAVDIYINDSDTSTLDYMNPSGSTITLAANSFAVYLDGVLIRSDGLYALGTGDNNLGRTGVVSFGNSVGLDYTLDNLVVTNLSAVPEPSFYAGMAGVLAFLFVLRKRARRAMEQNA; translated from the coding sequence ATGAATATAACCCAACTCAGCCTTCTCACAGCGTTCAGCCTGTCCTCTCTCACTTATGGGCAGGTTGTCTTCAGCGAAAACTTCAGTTCGCAGACCGTGGGCGAGCAGCCGACGGCCACTGCGGTCCGCCCGACGAGCAACAGCCCCGACCTGTACGCCGAGGTCGTGACAGGTGCCGCTAACGGTGCCGGTGGTGGCGTCGGTAACGGGCTCAAGCTCTACGATAACGACGCCAGCAGCGCCCTTGCTTACGAGAACAACTTCGTCAGCAGCACGGCCAATCAGTTAAGCGCGGTCCACATCTCCTATGATCTGGCTTGGGAGGCTGACATGGAGTCGAGTTTTTATTACCGATTCAGCACCGGACTGTACAGCGACAGCACTGGCAGCACGCTCAACAGCAATGGGAATATCCTCTACGAGGTTCGCTGGTACGGGGATGGCTCGTTTTACGTGCGCGGGGCCAGTGGTAACAGCTCCGCTGCGGAGAAGCTCGTCGTCGGCAGCGCCTACGCGGTGGACATCTACATCAACGACAGCGACACCTCGACGCTCGACTACATGAACCCGAGCGGCAGCACGATCACCCTGGCAGCAAATTCTTTCGCCGTTTACCTGGACGGTGTGTTGATTCGCTCGGATGGGCTCTATGCATTGGGGACCGGGGATAATAACCTGGGCCGTACAGGTGTCGTTTCCTTCGGGAATTCGGTCGGTTTGGACTACACCCTTGATAATCTGGTCGTGACCAATCTCTCGGCGGTTCCCGAGCCCAGTTTCTACGCGGGTATGGCCGGCGTGCTGGCTTTCCTCTTTGTCCTGCGCAAACGCGCTCGCCGCGCGATGGAGCAAAACGCCTGA
- a CDS encoding type II secretion system protein: MKLPHYTRPPSGFTLIELLTVIAVVAVLCAILIPVVGTMRYRANASKGVQNLRSIGTAMSLYVAENNGMYPEASITPETWNERYPDRPVSGSQMWTKLLREYLPQQTSSLTGRENKAFVCPNAHYVQNNRVLSMDEIARTYTATETLYGQSPEGTWNKEYRRSAMSIVHPGKTLLVVDGKAYNGSNGSLSVLLTSRMRLDQAVSGPEETTYMDFRQPDQTANVLYVDGHVSQLTFPEFQDVTTEQWNGRD, translated from the coding sequence ATGAAGTTGCCCCATTATACCCGTCCCCCATCCGGATTTACCCTGATCGAACTGCTGACCGTTATCGCGGTTGTCGCTGTCCTGTGCGCGATCCTGATCCCCGTGGTCGGAACCATGCGCTACCGCGCCAATGCCTCGAAGGGCGTGCAAAACCTCCGCTCAATCGGCACAGCCATGAGCCTTTATGTCGCTGAAAACAACGGCATGTACCCGGAGGCCAGTATCACGCCCGAGACCTGGAACGAGCGTTATCCTGACCGGCCGGTCAGCGGCAGTCAGATGTGGACGAAGCTGCTGCGGGAGTATCTGCCCCAGCAGACCAGCAGCCTGACCGGACGCGAGAACAAAGCCTTTGTCTGTCCCAACGCCCACTACGTACAGAACAATCGTGTGCTGAGCATGGATGAAATTGCTCGCACCTACACTGCGACCGAGACGCTTTATGGGCAGTCTCCGGAGGGCACCTGGAACAAGGAATACCGGCGCTCGGCCATGTCGATTGTGCATCCGGGAAAGACTTTACTGGTCGTAGATGGCAAGGCCTACAATGGTAGTAACGGCAGTCTCTCGGTCTTGCTGACTTCTCGCATGCGGCTGGACCAGGCGGTTTCGGGACCAGAGGAGACGACTTATATGGACTTCCGCCAGCCAGACCAGACCGCGAACGTGCTCTATGTGGACGGGCATGTCTCGCAGCTTACTTTTCCTGAGTTTCAGGATGTGACGACCGAACAATGGAACGGGCGGGACTAA
- a CDS encoding hydroxyacid dehydrogenase, producing the protein MSTRNLLVVLSESEKQDFLPLPLWERLCGLAPDLTWMTPQEVEERGWESVFSSIKPKILVTGWRTPPLPDDGIFARESGLEYLCHLPGSVRKLIPEVWIANGLVVSNWGNSISHVVAECGLMLITSGLRRAGYWNNAMHHSDAWKGPDLDTCSLFGRRVGIHGLGAIARSLVRLLEPFGLEISVYSPSVPQEVLDEYRVKRCDSLEELFSKNNVIVELAPLTPKNTGIVTEELLRMIPDDGLFVNIGRGAVVDEDALARVCAEGRLHAALDVYTIEPLPADSPLRQLDNVTLLPHLGGPTVDQRQTAGAYGLDNIERYLRGEEPESVVTLSTYARAT; encoded by the coding sequence ATGTCAACCCGAAATTTGCTCGTCGTATTAAGCGAATCCGAAAAGCAGGATTTCCTTCCCCTTCCCCTGTGGGAGCGTCTTTGCGGGCTTGCTCCCGACCTCACCTGGATGACACCACAAGAAGTGGAAGAGCGAGGCTGGGAATCCGTCTTCAGCTCGATAAAACCTAAAATCCTTGTCACCGGATGGCGTACTCCTCCCCTCCCCGACGATGGCATTTTTGCCCGCGAGTCCGGGCTTGAATACCTCTGCCACCTGCCCGGTTCGGTCCGCAAACTTATCCCCGAAGTCTGGATCGCAAACGGCCTTGTCGTAAGCAACTGGGGCAACAGCATCAGCCACGTGGTGGCCGAGTGCGGGTTAATGTTAATTACCTCCGGGCTGCGTCGGGCCGGGTACTGGAACAACGCCATGCACCACAGCGATGCCTGGAAGGGGCCGGACCTGGACACCTGCTCGCTCTTTGGGCGGCGGGTGGGCATCCACGGACTTGGGGCTATCGCTCGTTCGCTGGTCCGACTGCTGGAGCCCTTTGGCCTCGAAATATCCGTTTATTCCCCGAGTGTCCCGCAGGAGGTCCTGGACGAGTATAGGGTCAAGCGGTGCGACAGCCTGGAAGAGCTTTTTTCCAAAAACAATGTCATCGTCGAACTGGCTCCGCTGACGCCCAAGAACACCGGGATCGTGACCGAGGAGCTACTTCGCATGATCCCCGACGACGGTCTGTTTGTAAACATCGGGCGCGGTGCCGTGGTGGACGAAGACGCACTGGCACGCGTGTGCGCCGAAGGCCGCCTGCACGCCGCGCTCGATGTTTATACCATCGAACCACTGCCGGCCGACTCCCCGCTGCGGCAACTCGACAATGTCACCCTCCTGCCCCATCTGGGCGGCCCAACCGTGGACCAGCGCCAGACCGCCGGGGCCTATGGGCTGGACAACATCGAACGCTACCTGCGCGGCGAAGAGCCCGAATCCGTCGTCACCCTGAGCACCTATGCCCGCGCCACTTGA
- a CDS encoding sodium:solute symporter family transporter, protein MSPSFTPYDFCVLGSYFAFMLLVGWVFRKAITNTSDYFRGGGSMLWWMAGSSAFMTQFSAWTFTGAAAKAYQDGAIVLVLYFANGAGFLTSYFLTAARFRQTRVITAVEAIRRRFGKANEQVFTWLQIPMGTVYAGIWLNALGLFFSAVFGFDVNVTIIVTGTVVLFISLFGGAWAVSASDFIQVIVLMLITVVAAVFTLVRLGGIGELITQFPADSLLGNNVTTPAIIYLWIAAIVIKQVVNTNNLMDSSRFLCARDTREARKAAMLAAVLFFIGPVIWFIPPMAAAILVPDLGAQFPSLSKPSEVAYVAICLQVLPAGMMGLLASGMFAATMSSMDSGLNRNAGVFVRNFYFTVCRPQAAEKELMLAGKLVTIVLGVLVILIAMGLNKLSSMSLFDIMLQFGTLVALPLIVPLVLAVFVRRSPDWAAWSSIVAGFTSSVLIKTLVTADNVQSLLGLPHAISQREADDLILIVGVFANLLVCCGWFFLACRLDRRPRRQEEVDAFFRDIETPVSEGDADMGKDDPGVQTRLISKVAVGYGAFMLIMILIPNPLGGRLAFAGCGAALLIIAALLKRSGRRMRDRIRQD, encoded by the coding sequence GTGTCACCCTCATTTACTCCATACGACTTTTGCGTCCTGGGCTCCTACTTCGCTTTCATGCTGCTGGTGGGTTGGGTCTTCCGGAAAGCGATCACCAACACCAGTGACTATTTCAGGGGAGGCGGCAGCATGCTCTGGTGGATGGCGGGCAGCTCCGCCTTTATGACGCAGTTCAGCGCGTGGACCTTTACCGGGGCGGCAGCCAAAGCCTACCAGGACGGAGCCATTGTGCTCGTCCTGTACTTTGCCAATGGCGCGGGTTTCCTCACCTCGTATTTCCTGACGGCAGCGCGCTTTCGCCAGACGCGGGTTATCACCGCAGTCGAGGCCATCCGGCGGCGCTTTGGCAAAGCCAACGAGCAGGTCTTCACCTGGCTGCAAATCCCGATGGGCACGGTTTACGCCGGGATCTGGCTCAACGCACTCGGGCTGTTTTTCTCCGCCGTCTTCGGTTTCGATGTCAACGTCACCATCATCGTGACTGGCACGGTTGTGCTCTTTATCAGTCTCTTCGGCGGAGCCTGGGCCGTCTCCGCCAGCGATTTCATTCAAGTGATCGTGCTGATGCTCATCACCGTCGTAGCGGCGGTCTTCACGCTCGTCCGGCTGGGAGGCATCGGCGAGCTGATTACACAATTCCCCGCCGACTCCCTGCTGGGCAACAACGTGACCACCCCCGCCATCATCTACCTGTGGATCGCGGCCATCGTCATCAAGCAGGTCGTGAACACCAACAACCTGATGGACTCCTCGCGCTTCCTGTGCGCCCGCGACACCCGCGAAGCCCGCAAGGCCGCCATGCTCGCCGCCGTGCTCTTTTTTATCGGTCCAGTCATCTGGTTCATTCCGCCTATGGCCGCCGCCATCCTCGTGCCGGACCTCGGCGCGCAGTTCCCGAGCCTTTCCAAGCCCTCCGAAGTCGCCTATGTCGCCATCTGCCTGCAAGTACTCCCGGCAGGGATGATGGGACTGCTGGCCTCGGGCATGTTCGCCGCCACCATGTCCTCCATGGACAGCGGCCTGAACCGTAATGCCGGGGTCTTTGTACGTAATTTTTATTTCACCGTCTGCCGCCCGCAGGCCGCCGAAAAGGAACTCATGCTGGCAGGCAAACTCGTCACCATCGTCCTTGGCGTGCTGGTCATCCTTATCGCGATGGGCTTGAACAAGCTCAGCAGCATGTCGCTCTTTGACATCATGCTCCAGTTCGGCACGCTGGTGGCGCTGCCGCTGATTGTCCCACTGGTGCTGGCCGTGTTTGTGCGGCGCTCGCCCGACTGGGCGGCGTGGTCGTCCATCGTGGCGGGCTTCACCAGCTCCGTCCTGATTAAGACTCTCGTCACCGCTGACAACGTCCAGTCCCTGCTCGGCCTGCCCCACGCCATCAGCCAGCGCGAAGCCGACGACCTCATCCTGATCGTCGGGGTCTTCGCCAATCTACTGGTGTGCTGCGGCTGGTTCTTCCTCGCCTGCCGCCTGGACCGCCGCCCCCGCCGTCAGGAGGAAGTCGACGCGTTTTTCCGCGACATAGAAACCCCGGTCAGCGAGGGCGACGCCGACATGGGTAAGGACGATCCCGGTGTGCAAACCCGGCTCATAAGCAAGGTCGCCGTGGGCTACGGCGCCTTCATGCTGATCATGATCCTGATCCCCAACCCCCTCGGCGGACGTCTGGCCTTCGCCGGATGCGGAGCGGCCCTGCTCATCATCGCCGCCCTGCTCAAGCGCAGCGGACGCCGTATGCGCGACCGCATAAGACAGGATTGA
- a CDS encoding sugar phosphate isomerase/epimerase family protein, which translates to MNKTLTPVSSGLRWCFSSLGCPDLSLDQMAALARKFGIGQLELRAACGRIDLPALAAEAGWMGQSPAALLGGGDDVRVVAFNASAKLSMPFEEASRELVDFAPLMTFFGAGSLRVFDGEMDGPAALERAWRWLDQWEALRSREGWDFSLSIETHSSLLEPESIERLFSRGHPHVHLLWDSHHTWKKAGLDPVALWPVVRPWTRHIHVKDSISVPSKRHPYSYVLPGEGEFPLAELLAVLDRDTFDGFVSLEWEKLWHPDIPPLSDALTALGK; encoded by the coding sequence ATGAACAAAACTTTGACTCCGGTTTCCTCTGGCCTGCGTTGGTGCTTCTCCAGTCTCGGCTGCCCGGACCTGTCACTCGACCAGATGGCCGCGCTCGCGCGCAAGTTTGGAATCGGTCAACTGGAATTACGCGCCGCGTGCGGGCGGATCGACCTTCCGGCTCTGGCCGCTGAGGCTGGTTGGATGGGGCAGTCTCCGGCGGCCTTGCTCGGAGGCGGGGATGATGTTCGCGTGGTGGCTTTTAATGCGTCAGCCAAGCTTTCCATGCCCTTTGAGGAGGCGTCCCGCGAATTAGTGGATTTCGCCCCGCTGATGACGTTTTTCGGCGCTGGCTCGCTCCGGGTGTTTGACGGGGAAATGGACGGCCCCGCCGCCCTGGAGCGGGCTTGGCGCTGGCTCGATCAATGGGAGGCTCTGCGTTCGCGTGAGGGGTGGGACTTTTCCCTTTCGATCGAGACCCACAGCAGCCTGCTTGAGCCCGAGAGCATCGAACGGCTTTTCAGCCGGGGCCATCCGCATGTCCACCTGCTCTGGGACTCCCATCATACCTGGAAAAAAGCGGGTCTGGACCCGGTGGCTTTATGGCCGGTTGTTCGCCCGTGGACCCGGCACATCCATGTCAAGGACAGCATCTCCGTGCCCAGCAAGAGGCACCCCTACAGCTACGTCCTGCCGGGGGAGGGGGAATTCCCGCTGGCGGAACTGCTGGCCGTTCTTGACCGTGATACTTTCGACGGGTTTGTCAGCCTGGAATGGGAAAAGCTCTGGCACCCGGATATCCCGCCGCTTTCCGACGCGCTCACGGCCTTGGGGAAGTAG
- a CDS encoding tyrosine-type recombinase/integrase, with amino-acid sequence MARPKKDERFRVTLITAASGRKLWRLDGYWPDGRRERKRFKIKADAYEYRAKIENEASGQVADYQLQRTSLSREELSDAEVARGLTKGRALGEIVSHYLKLEETVSARMHLSLDQAVEYLLKHYRPELEEVSVTTAITRFLGGKEHARPKTLSHYESSLKLLQRLDPNTLVHRIGLRELESLLSKYKNLNTQKTYRRGLNTFFNWCVRRHHCLENPCSRLDSLPADSSPVRILRFEEVRRLLRAALLYQEGIMAPVVAIGIFAGLRPSEIEDLKPSNIRDEFIVVTGGKLRRKMNRRVPLPDILKNWLSKYPFDGLPAGSTYKMKSLKKATGAEVWVQDIIRHTSISYQLERDRDEAHTAFNNGTSRAMIDSHYRDVVEDPQEVEAYWSLTPESLEGVEVELPAGQGFDDWPTDKVLSRLVWEKPLRALGAELGVSDNAVRKRCLARGIELPKNGYWQRQHARERFGRG; translated from the coding sequence ATGGCTCGCCCCAAAAAAGATGAACGTTTCAGGGTTACGCTTATCACAGCAGCATCGGGGCGCAAGTTGTGGCGGCTTGATGGGTACTGGCCCGATGGTAGGCGTGAGCGTAAGCGGTTTAAGATCAAGGCAGACGCCTACGAATATCGGGCCAAGATTGAAAATGAGGCCAGTGGGCAGGTGGCGGACTATCAACTTCAGCGAACATCACTGAGCCGGGAGGAACTCAGTGATGCCGAAGTAGCCCGCGGCCTGACCAAGGGAAGGGCTCTGGGCGAAATCGTCTCCCATTACCTCAAACTGGAGGAAACCGTTAGTGCCCGGATGCACCTGTCGCTGGATCAGGCGGTGGAGTATCTGCTCAAGCATTACCGTCCCGAGTTGGAGGAGGTGTCTGTCACGACCGCCATTACCCGTTTTCTCGGGGGGAAGGAGCATGCCCGTCCCAAGACTCTCTCTCATTATGAGTCCTCTCTGAAGCTTCTGCAACGGCTTGACCCGAACACTCTGGTCCACCGGATCGGTCTTCGGGAACTGGAGTCGTTGCTGAGTAAGTATAAGAACCTCAACACCCAGAAGACATATCGGCGGGGTCTGAACACCTTTTTCAACTGGTGCGTACGGCGGCATCACTGTCTTGAGAACCCTTGTTCACGCCTGGACTCCCTGCCTGCGGACTCCTCGCCGGTGAGGATCCTGAGGTTTGAGGAGGTCCGGAGGCTGCTACGGGCAGCCTTGCTCTATCAGGAGGGAATCATGGCTCCGGTGGTGGCGATTGGAATCTTTGCCGGGTTGCGTCCGAGTGAGATTGAAGATCTGAAGCCGAGCAACATCAGGGACGAGTTCATCGTTGTTACCGGGGGCAAGCTTCGTCGCAAGATGAACCGTCGTGTACCCTTGCCTGATATCCTAAAAAACTGGTTATCCAAGTATCCCTTTGACGGTTTACCTGCGGGAAGCACCTACAAAATGAAGTCTCTCAAAAAGGCTACGGGTGCCGAGGTATGGGTTCAGGACATCATCCGCCACACTTCGATCAGTTACCAGTTGGAGCGTGACCGGGACGAGGCTCACACGGCCTTCAACAACGGGACCTCCCGTGCGATGATCGACAGCCATTACCGGGATGTGGTTGAAGACCCTCAGGAGGTGGAGGCTTACTGGTCCCTGACACCGGAGTCTCTGGAGGGGGTCGAGGTCGAGCTGCCCGCCGGTCAGGGCTTTGATGACTGGCCCACAGACAAGGTGTTGTCTCGGCTGGTGTGGGAGAAGCCTCTGCGGGCACTCGGGGCGGAGTTGGGGGTCTCCGACAACGCGGTGCGCAAGCGTTGTCTTGCGAGGGGGATCGAGCTTCCGAAGAATGGTTACTGGCAGCGTCAGCATGCCCGGGAGAGGTTCGGGCGAGGCTGA